One window of Gymnogyps californianus isolate 813 chromosome 10, ASM1813914v2, whole genome shotgun sequence genomic DNA carries:
- the P2RY12 gene encoding LOW QUALITY PROTEIN: P2Y purinoceptor 12 (The sequence of the model RefSeq protein was modified relative to this genomic sequence to represent the inferred CDS: substituted 1 base at 1 genomic stop codon), which produces MLKSXRNREPPSVSNTSFPSQEIPKRFIPSQQHPTVTFSLILGQPVRIRPDLIKVFGLRAMVFSPAPVTSYVDASRSVFVDDRSADALLVSWEGGKDEAQMKATTNFSYSRNYSNCTSDNKISQVIFPLLYTVLFLVGITMNGLAMWVFFKISSKSNFIIFLKNTVISDLLMILTFPFKILSDAKLVSWVLRGFVCQVTQVVFYFTMYISILFLGLITIDRYQKATSPFRTSTPRSLLGTKILSTAIWISMFALSLPNMILTNKKKTPKNVKKCALLKSEFGLVWHEIVNYICQLIFWVNLAVIVVCYILISKELYKSYKRTRCTGKASKKTVNLKVFIIIAVFFICFVPFHFTRIPYTLSQTRDVFECSAQNTLFYLKESTLWLTSLNACLDPFIYFFLCKSFRKSLLDMLCTHIASSELRARMKEQNEGDDTDETPL; this is translated from the exons ATGCTGAAGAGCTAGAGGAACCGTGAACCACCCTCCGTCAGCAACACTAGCTTCCCATCACAGGAAATACCCAAGCGTTTCATCCCTTCTCAACAGCACCCTACGGTAACCTTCTCCTtgattttggg GCAACCAGTTCGGATCAGACCTGATCTGATCAAAGTTTTCGGACTGAGAGCAATGGTTTTCAGCCCAGCTCCTGTTACCAGTTACGTGGATGCCAGCCGCTCAGTGTTTGTGGATGACCGGTCGGCCGACGCGCTCTTGGTTTCGTG ggaggggggaaaagacGAAGCACAAATGAAAGCCACAACCAACTTCAGCTACTCTAGAAATTACAGCAACTGCACCAGCGATAACAAAATCAGTCAagtcatttttcctttgctttataCAGTTCTGTTCCTGGTGGGTATCACCATGAATGGCCTAGCAATGTgggtcttttttaaaatatccagtAAATCCAATTTCATCATCTTCCTCAAGAACACCGTCATTTCTGACTTGCTCATGATCTtgacttttccatttaaaatccTTAGCGATGCAAAGTTGGTATCATGGGTACTGAGAGGATTTGTGTGCCAGGTGACCCAGGTTGTATTTTACTTCACCATGTACATCAGCATTTTGTTTCTCGGTCTAATAACTATCGATCGCTATCAGAAAGCCACTTCGCCATTCAGAACATCAACACCAAGGAGCCTTTTAGGTACCAAGATCCTGTCCACAGCAATTTGGATATCCATGTTTGCTCTTTCATTACCCAACATGATTCTAACGAACAAGAAGAAAACGCCTAAGAATGTAAAAAAGTGCGCTCTCTTGAAATCTGAGTTTGGCTTAGTCTGGCATGAAATCGTAAACTATATTTGTCAACTTATCTTCTGGGTTAATTTAGCAGTCATAGTTGTATGCTACATACTCATAAGTAAAGAACTGTACAAATCCTATAAAAGGACAAGATGCACAGGAAAGGCATCCAAAAAGACTGTAAATCTGAAGGTTTTCATCATCATCGCAGtgttctttatttgttttgtgcCATTCCACTTTACTAGAATCCCCTACACATTGAGCCAAACAAGAGACGTTTTTGAATGCTCTGCTCAGAACACCTTGTTCTACTTGAAAGAGAGCACGCTGTGGCTGACATCGCTAAATGCTTGCCTAGATCCATTCATatactttttcctttgcaaatcgTTTAGAAAGTCCTTGCTAGACATGCTGTGCACGCACATAGCATCATCAGAACTCCGAGCACGGATGAAGGAGCAGAACGAAGGAGATGACACAGATGAGACACCGCTCTAG
- the P2RY13 gene encoding P2Y purinoceptor 13, producing the protein MGDFANASIGSNSSGAPSSAPCHRDTTVTHVVFPVLYTLVFLLGLVLNSLAFWAFFHIPSTSTFIIYLKNILVSDFIMTLMLPLKILTDSGLGPWQLKAFVCRFSAVVFYDTMYISIVLLGLIAFDRFLKIVRPFGKFWVQNLTSAKILAGLVWLFFFVLSLPNMILSNKKATPQSVKKCASLKNYFGLKWHEAVNYICQFVFWTVLILMLLFYIIIAKKVYESYIKTQKKDNKSEQRIKGKVFIIFTVFFLCFAPFHFSRVPYTLSQTTTRMDCRLQNQLFVAKESTLWLAATNVCMDPLIYMFLCKPFVEKVLCRRVKTLRKTVHTNPKTELDTPMSATES; encoded by the coding sequence ATGGGAGACTTTGCAAACGCGAGTATTGGCAGTAACTCCAGTGGAGCACCCTCCTCCGCACCGTGCCACCGAGACACCACAGTCACCCACGTGGTCTTCCCAGTACTGTATACACTCGTCTTCCTTCTGGGACTTGTACTGAACAGCCTGGCTTTTTGGGCTTTCTTCCATATTCCAAGTACATCAACTTTCATCATCTACCTGAAAAATATCTTAGTTTCTGATTTTATAATGACTCTGATGCTTCCTCTGAAAATCCTGACAGACTCTGGCCTGGGACCATGGCAACTCAAAGCCTTTGTCTGTCGCTTCTCAGCCGTAGTATTTTATGACACCATGTATATTAGCATAGTGCTACTCGGTCTCATCGCTTTTGACAGATTTCTCAAGATTGTGAGACCTTTTGGGAAGTTCTGGGTGCAAAACCTGACCTCAGCGAAGATCCTTGCGGGTCTGGTCTGGCTCTTCTTCTTTGTCCTCTCTCTGCCTAACATGATCTTATCGAACAAGAAAGCAACGCCCCAATCCGTGAAGAAGTGTGCCTCATTGAAGAATTACTTTGGACTCAAATGGCACGAAGCTGTCAATTATATCTGTCAGTTCGTCTTCTGGACTGTTCTCATCCTCATGCTtctattttatataattattgCCAAAAAGGTGTATGAATCTTacataaaaacacagaagaaggACAACAAAAGCGAACAAAGGATCAAGGGGAAAGTATTCatcatttttactgtgtttttcttatGCTTTGCCCCCTTTCACTTTAGCAGGGTTCCCTATACTCTGAGTCAAACAACCACCCGAATGGACTGCCGTCTGCAGAACCAGCTCTTCGTTGCGAAAGAAAGCACACTCTGGCTGGCTGCCACAAACGTCTGCATGGACCCCCTGATATACATGTTCTTGTGCAAACCATTTGTAGAAAAGGTGTTATGCAGGAGAGTAAAGACACTTCGGAAAACGGTTCATACAAACCCAAAAACCGAACTGGACACACCAATGTCTGCTACCGAATCTTGA